The DNA region GAGATGCAGGGCCGTTTCAATGAGATGGCGGTCCTGGTGCTGACCGGACGGAGCCAGGTTGAGGAGAGGGTGAAGTGCCTGAATCTCGGCGCGGATGATTGCCTCTTGAAGCCGTTCAGCTTTCATGAGTTGACTGCCCGGTGCCGGGCGCTGCTGCGACGGCGTGAGCAGTTTGCCGATCCGATGCTGCGGCACGGTGACGTTGAACTGAACCGCATGGATCGGCGGGTGGCGCGGAGTGGAGTTGGAGTGGAGTTGACGGTGAAGGAGTTCAACCTGCTGGAGTTTCTGATGTTGCGGCGCGGGCGATGCTGTAGCCGGACTGAGCTGCTCAAGGAGGTCTGGCATATGTCCCCGGATGCAGGGACAAATGTTGTTGATGTGTACATCAATTACCTGAGAAAGAAACTGAGCGCGGCGAGCGGAGGCCTCGATGCGGGATACTCCGTTATTGAGACGGTGCGCGGCGAGGGGTATCAGATGGGCAGCGTGAAAAGGCTGTCGCAGCGGGTCAACGAGTTTCCGCGGCGCGCGGTATTTGCCAGTGCCTGATGCGGGGAAACAGCTCCAGGCAGGCCTTGCGGCGCGGATGGATGATGCGCTTCACGAGCTTTGCCAACCGTTGACGGTTCTTCAATGCAGGCTGGCGATGGGCGAGTTGATCGGTGGCCCGGATGCTATGCGCAATGCGATTGCCGAAGCCTTGGTGCAGTGTACGCGGGTAAACCTGGCTGTGGAGTTAATGCGTGGGATATTGCAGCGCGCTTTGCAGGCAGATCGAGATGAGCAGGAGAGGATGAGGTGAATCAGATGGGCGCAGGACAGGTGATGTTGGCGGGTGTGGGCGGAGTGGATGCGGCAATGCGAACGGTTGTGCTGGCGAGCGCGGATGCAGGACTACGGCAGCGGTTGCGGCGATCGCTGACGGACCTGCGGTGGCAGGTGCGTGAAGCGAGCGGCGGCGCTGAGGCGATGGCGCAGTTGGAAGCTTCGCGCCCGGAGGCGCTGCTGGTGGATAGCTGGCTACCTGATCTCGAGGTAGGTGAGTTCGCCGGGCAGGTGAGGATGATGTATCCGGCGATGGAGATGCTGCGGGTGGATGGCGGCGTGGATGGTGGGGCGCGCAGTCCGAGGAGGAACGAGTTGCTCCATGCGTTGCGGGAGGCGCAGAGTGCTCCGCTGAACGATACGGCGGCGTGGAAGGCTGCTCCTGTGTCTGTGCCTCGGATTGCGGCACGAGCGCCCGCGGTAGCAAAGAATTTTGATCAGGAGGCGGCGAGGCGCGCACTTTCGGTTCTGCTGGGAGGCGATGAGCCTTTGCGGCAGGAGAGTGTTGCGGGAAATGCATTGCAGGATAACGTTCTGTTGCCAGAGATGGTGGGTTCGAGCGAGTCGATGCGGGAGCTGGCGCGATTGATTCGTTTGGTGGCTCCGCGTTCGACTACGGTGCTGATCGAAGGGGAGACGGGGACGGGCAAGGAGGTTGTAGCGCGGGCGTTGCATAGATTAAGTGAACGCGCGGGGAAGCCGTTTGCGGTGCTGAATTGCGCGGCCATTCCAGAGGCTCTGCTGGAGGCGGAGTTGTTTGGTCATGCTCGCGGTGCGTTTACTGGAGCGGT from Edaphobacter paludis includes:
- a CDS encoding sigma-54 dependent transcriptional regulator; protein product: MGAGQVMLAGVGGVDAAMRTVVLASADAGLRQRLRRSLTDLRWQVREASGGAEAMAQLEASRPEALLVDSWLPDLEVGEFAGQVRMMYPAMEMLRVDGGVDGGARSPRRNELLHALREAQSAPLNDTAAWKAAPVSVPRIAARAPAVAKNFDQEAARRALSVLLGGDEPLRQESVAGNALQDNVLLPEMVGSSESMRELARLIRLVAPRSTTVLIEGETGTGKEVVARALHRLSERAGKPFAVLNCAAIPEALLEAELFGHARGAFTGAVQSRTGRIEAAHGGTLFLDEIGEMPMALQAKMLRFLECGELQRVGDNETVRVDVRVIAATHQPLQQRSEERTFRLDLYHRLAVFPVEVPALRDRMEDIGALAEHFLEKMGQEMPRKRLSVEAEAKLHEHHWPGNVRELMHVLERGAILSGDRMEIGAEEIRYRRATRD
- a CDS encoding response regulator transcription factor, coding for MQVLIVEDDLALGSFLQKGMKLEGHDVEWVGDGEAALLHAEEHRPDLMVLDLSLPRKDGTEVLAEMQGRFNEMAVLVLTGRSQVEERVKCLNLGADDCLLKPFSFHELTARCRALLRRREQFADPMLRHGDVELNRMDRRVARSGVGVELTVKEFNLLEFLMLRRGRCCSRTELLKEVWHMSPDAGTNVVDVYINYLRKKLSAASGGLDAGYSVIETVRGEGYQMGSVKRLSQRVNEFPRRAVFASA